A genomic window from Arvicola amphibius chromosome 5, mArvAmp1.2, whole genome shotgun sequence includes:
- the Polr2d gene encoding DNA-directed RNA polymerase II subunit RPB4 — protein MAAGGSDPRAGDVEEDASQLIFPKEFETAETLLNSEVHMLLEHRKQQNESAEDEQELSEVFMKTLNYTARFSRFKNRETIASVRSLLLQKKLHKFELACLANLCPETAEESKALIPSLEGRFEDEELQQILDDIQTKRSFQY, from the exons ATGGCGGCAGGCGGCAGTGATCCTCGGGCTGGAGACGTTGAAGAAGATGCCTCTCAACTCATCTTTCCGAAAG AGTTTGAGACAGCTGAGACACTCCTGAACTCTGAAGTTCACATGCTTCTGGAGCATCGAAAGCAGCAGAACGAGAGTGCAGAAGATGAGCAGGAGCTTTCAGAGGTTTTCATGAAAACCCTAAACTATACAGCCCGTTTCAGTCGTTTCAAAAATAGAGAGACTATTGCCAGTGTTCGTAG CTTGCTTCTCCAGAAAAAGCTACATAAGTTTGAGTTGGCCTGTTTAGCTAATCTTTGCCCAGAGACTGCTGAGGAGTCCAAAGCTCTGATTCCAAG TCTGGAAGGGCGTTTTGAAGATGAGGAACTGCAGCAGATTCTCGATGATATCCAGACCAAGCGCAGCTTCCAGTACTAG